In a genomic window of Taeniopygia guttata chromosome 13, bTaeGut7.mat, whole genome shotgun sequence:
- the APBB3 gene encoding amyloid-beta A4 precursor protein-binding family B member 3 codes for MLGKDYMLAIVLVNCDDNLWSDQSLETDPDLPPGWRKICDSLGTYYWHVPTGTTQWQHPARSTGPGGHTDADGEETLQGRECQGSAAKHSAKDRPIPSPMASLSRRHSLSWHGDEFQHSAEPGSKCFAVRSLGWVEIPEEDLAPGKSSIAVNNCIQQLSNSKGQGSAENQGEGQDLVMILKKDTMSLVDPLDRSLIHRQPILNIRVWGVGCNNGRDRDFAFVASDKDTCVLKCHVFHCNVPAKGIAKALHEMCSKIVAERAVASSRLPRAATLEPISAEDLPLQVDILEAVRQSMQTYEALYIGSLPVPRAMGMDVLNEAIEKLTRRPGRENWTPSLIHVSDTAMRVHPAQPEEAAHIWECQVRYVTFLGVGRDAHTFALIVDTGRRFQCAAFWCEPDAGTISEAVQAACMVQYQKCLVAAAPGAKAKSAAGRGRAGPAAAGDAARGAAKAGGGGGGAGPGARKRGLFSFLEVFRLRRALLHSP; via the exons atGCTGGGCAAGGACTACATGCTGGCCATCGTCCTGGTCAACTGCGACG ACAACCTCTGGAGCGACCAGAGCCTGGAGACAGACCCTGACCTCCCTCCAGGCTGGAGGAAAATCTGTGATTCCCTGGGTACCTATTACTGGCATGTGCCAACAGGCACAACACAGTGGCAACACCCTGCACGCAGCACTGGCCCAGGAGGGCACACGGATGCTGATGGAGAGGAGACGCTCCAGGGAAGG GAATGCCAGGGCTCTGCGGCGAAGCACTCGGCAAAGGACCggcccattcccagccccatggCTTCGCTGTCCCGGAG GCACTCACTGTCCTGGCATGGAGATGAGTTCCAGCACAGCGCAGAGCCCGGCTCCAAG TGCTTTGCTGTGCGCTCTCTGGGCTGGGTGGAGATCCCCGAGGAGGACCTGGCACCTGGCAAGAGCAGCATCGCCGTCAACAACTgcatccagcagctctccaaCAGCAAGGGCCAGGGCTCTGCGGAGAACCAGGGCGAG ggccaggaccTAGTGATGATTCTGAAGAAGGACACCATGAGCCTGGTGGACCCCCTTGACCGCAGCCTCATCCACCGCCAGCCCATCCTCAACATCCGTGTCTGGGGTGTTGGCTGCAACAACGGCAG GGACAG AGACTTTGCCTTCGTGGCCAGTGACAAGGACACCTGCGTCCTCAAGTGTCACGTCTTCCACTGCAATGTGCCTGCCAAGGGCATCGCCAAGGCTCTGCATGAGATGTGCTCCAAG ATCGTGGCCGAGCGAGCTGTAGCGAGCAGCAGGCTGCCCCGCGCCGCCACGCTGGAGCCGATCTCTGCCGAGGACCTGCCGCTGCAAG TGGATATCCTGGAAGCCGTGAGGCAGTCGATGCAGACCTACGAGGCGCTGTACATCGGCAGCCTGCCCGTGCCCAGGGCCATGG GGATGGATGTGTTGAACGAGGCCATCGAGAAGCTGACGAGGCGCCCAGGGCGGGAGAACTGGACGCCCTCCCTCATCCACGTGTCCGACACGGCCATGAGGGTGCACCCGGCGCAG CCCGAGGAGGCGGCGCACATCTGGGAGTGCCAGGTGCGGTACGTGACCTTCCTGGGGGTGGGCCGGGACGCGCACACCTTCGCGCTCATCGTGGACACGGGGCGACGCTTCCAGTGCGCGGCCTTCTGGTGCGAGCCCGACGCCGGCACCATCTCGGAGGCAGTGCAGGCCGCCTGCATG GTGCAGTACCAGAAGTGCCTCGTGGCCGCCGCACCGGGGGCGAAGGCGAAGAgcgcggcgggccggggccgggccgggccggcggccgcgggggaCGCTGCCCGCGGGGCGGCCAAGGCGGGGGGGGGCGGaggcggagcggggcccggggcCCGCAAGCGGGGACTCTTCTCCTTCCTGGAGGTGTTCCGCCTCCGGCGGGCCCTCCTGCACAGCCCGtag